A region from the Brachyspira hampsonii genome encodes:
- a CDS encoding DNA translocase FtsK produces the protein MMGLFKRKLTIQKRAEQKKFEQKSENEKFDDYIQEEYENRNPFFDIVGFLCLLFAGILLLSYFSMNMEDLNSNNEIKNLLGIFGAYISSYSFLAFGFASYIIPAFFIYAGVNIILRNSTDRILISALSSSILMILLSILLNIFLGSLDFYNKGGMLGEFIGGSLVSIFGNTGAIMIVISGLVITAIVFAKVSIMDLVNYFRNMVRNVDFEKIKDIEQKVVNGIKDLEIKSMKNTETAHQTDDKEKIYSRDYVPLFYTKEISELEFKTVPFIEKVENNNYNFDEKKYRETLLRRNKSEDSFFSASNSFSKEAENITNELKNMHFNGGINVNALENREEDLGLTLAEVVFGKEKANRNNPIHNSSMEMEDDFYRSYYNDFINKKKNEELKETENNDYKEFEGLDYNINYLKKSDFKRAAYDDSVDNYSKYNVEDQYIRANSNSESYENYIYDYSDIEESNINENIEAEDSFEKLQRLVEENKKNKENELNEVYEVHNNIDNIAETKKEEDKKEYVLTSNNVGRSVNSSSNKKEAFEFAMGYASKRVYNRADHIPNYNNHHNNYSDNKIDEFDLDEEELYNADSNIEDIRLKTRIVNTTDNINNDENLSESNNNLDNSINENIENNNIIDSPILKESEEINETDNEKDNNAAHINNARQEEAGFINIESQKTVDTLKPMKSVIGTKSIKNFDRDRIQSNFDTKYVDKHYKHPPFDLLNRSIPVNDGAMMESIKQTAMQLEHTLLDFNIEAKVTGVSRGPVITRYELEIASGIRVSKISNLTDNIALALASESVRIIAPIPGRSVIGIEIPNKVRNAVFLRDVLESTDFRQSKLDIPFVLGKGIYGNNVVSDMSEAPHLLVAGTTGSGKSVCLSTIILSLLYKFRPDELKFIFVDKKRVELSIYNGIPHLMSPVVSDEKKATIVLRYIVDIMEKRYERMERFFVRNVKTYNEKVRQLLKEGETEFNGEPLELFPYIVLVIDELHNLMVVASKEVEDLISRLAGMSRAVGIHLIIATQRPSADVVTGVIKANLPTRIAFQVPNKTNSRIIIDMSGAEQLLGKGDALFCASGSQMPDRIQGAFVSDNEVKKVVDYLSGQMSPMFDESLIAALEGSDADDKNTDEEDILDEELWEDAVQLVARTGKASASFLQRRLKIGYNRAARIVEIMERQGIVGPENGSKPREVLITLDE, from the coding sequence ATGATGGGATTATTTAAAAGAAAATTAACAATACAAAAAAGAGCAGAACAAAAAAAGTTTGAACAGAAATCAGAGAATGAAAAATTTGATGATTATATTCAGGAAGAATATGAAAATAGAAATCCTTTTTTTGATATAGTGGGCTTTTTATGTCTTTTATTTGCTGGCATACTTCTTCTTTCATATTTTAGTATGAATATGGAAGATTTAAATTCAAATAATGAAATTAAAAATTTATTAGGTATATTTGGTGCTTATATATCAAGCTATTCATTTTTAGCATTTGGTTTTGCATCTTATATTATACCGGCATTTTTTATATATGCAGGAGTAAATATTATATTAAGAAATTCTACTGATAGAATATTAATATCAGCATTATCATCTTCCATATTGATGATACTTCTTAGTATATTATTAAATATATTTTTAGGAAGTTTAGATTTTTATAATAAAGGTGGAATGCTAGGTGAGTTTATAGGAGGTTCTTTAGTATCAATATTTGGAAATACTGGTGCTATCATGATAGTAATTTCAGGACTTGTAATAACTGCTATTGTATTTGCTAAAGTTTCTATAATGGATTTGGTTAATTATTTCAGAAATATGGTTAGAAATGTTGATTTTGAGAAAATCAAAGATATAGAACAGAAAGTGGTTAATGGCATAAAAGATTTAGAAATAAAATCAATGAAAAATACTGAAACTGCTCATCAGACTGATGATAAAGAAAAAATATATTCCAGAGATTATGTTCCTTTATTCTATACTAAAGAAATTTCAGAATTAGAGTTTAAAACTGTGCCATTTATAGAGAAGGTAGAAAATAATAATTATAATTTTGATGAAAAGAAATACAGAGAAACATTATTGAGAAGAAATAAATCTGAGGATAGTTTTTTCAGTGCCTCTAATTCATTCAGCAAAGAAGCTGAGAATATTACAAATGAATTAAAAAACATGCATTTTAATGGCGGGATAAATGTAAATGCATTAGAAAATAGAGAAGAAGATTTAGGGCTTACTTTGGCAGAAGTTGTTTTTGGAAAAGAAAAAGCTAATAGAAATAATCCTATACATAACAGCAGTATGGAAATGGAAGATGATTTTTATAGAAGTTATTATAATGACTTCATAAATAAAAAAAAAAATGAAGAATTAAAAGAAACAGAAAATAATGATTATAAGGAATTTGAAGGGCTTGATTACAATATCAATTATTTAAAAAAATCAGATTTTAAAAGGGCTGCTTATGATGATTCAGTTGATAATTATTCAAAATATAATGTTGAAGATCAATATATAAGAGCTAACAGCAATTCAGAAAGTTATGAAAATTATATATATGATTATTCTGATATAGAAGAATCAAATATTAATGAAAATATTGAGGCAGAGGATAGTTTTGAAAAACTGCAGAGACTAGTTGAAGAGAATAAAAAAAATAAAGAAAATGAATTGAATGAAGTATATGAAGTGCATAATAATATTGACAATATTGCAGAAACTAAAAAAGAAGAAGATAAAAAAGAATATGTTTTAACTTCAAATAATGTCGGAAGAAGTGTAAACAGCAGCAGCAATAAAAAAGAAGCATTTGAATTTGCTATGGGATATGCATCAAAAAGAGTGTATAACAGAGCAGATCATATACCAAATTATAATAATCATCATAATAATTATTCTGACAATAAAATAGATGAATTTGATTTGGATGAAGAAGAACTTTATAATGCAGATTCTAATATAGAAGATATACGATTAAAAACTAGAATTGTAAATACTACAGATAATATAAATAATGATGAAAACTTATCAGAATCTAATAATAATTTAGATAATAGTATAAATGAAAATATAGAGAATAATAATATAATTGATAGTCCTATATTAAAAGAATCAGAAGAAATAAATGAAACTGATAATGAAAAAGATAATAATGCCGCTCATATAAATAATGCTCGTCAGGAAGAAGCAGGATTTATAAATATAGAATCTCAAAAAACAGTTGATACATTAAAGCCTATGAAATCTGTTATAGGTACTAAATCAATTAAAAATTTTGACAGAGATCGTATACAGTCAAATTTTGATACTAAATATGTTGATAAGCATTATAAGCATCCGCCTTTTGATTTATTAAATAGATCTATACCTGTAAATGACGGAGCTATGATGGAATCTATTAAACAGACTGCCATGCAGCTTGAACATACTTTATTAGATTTCAATATAGAAGCAAAAGTTACAGGAGTATCAAGAGGTCCTGTTATTACTAGATATGAATTAGAGATTGCATCCGGAATAAGAGTGTCAAAAATATCCAACCTTACAGATAATATAGCATTGGCTTTGGCATCTGAAAGTGTAAGGATAATAGCACCCATACCCGGACGATCTGTTATAGGAATAGAGATACCTAATAAAGTGAGAAATGCCGTTTTCTTAAGAGATGTACTTGAAAGCACAGATTTTAGACAATCTAAATTAGACATACCATTTGTATTAGGAAAGGGGATATATGGAAATAATGTTGTATCAGATATGTCAGAAGCTCCTCACTTGTTAGTTGCAGGTACTACTGGTTCTGGTAAAAGTGTTTGTCTTTCTACTATAATACTTTCACTTTTATATAAGTTTAGACCAGATGAACTTAAATTTATATTTGTAGATAAAAAGAGAGTAGAGCTTTCTATATATAACGGAATACCGCATTTGATGTCGCCTGTAGTTTCTGATGAGAAAAAAGCTACTATAGTATTGAGATACATTGTAGATATAATGGAAAAGAGATACGAGAGAATGGAAAGATTTTTCGTAAGAAATGTTAAAACTTATAATGAAAAGGTCAGACAATTACTTAAAGAAGGCGAAACAGAATTTAACGGAGAGCCTTTAGAATTATTTCCATATATAGTTTTGGTTATAGATGAGCTTCATAACTTAATGGTTGTAGCTTCAAAAGAAGTTGAGGATTTAATATCTCGTTTGGCTGGAATGAGTAGGGCAGTCGGCATACATTTAATTATAGCTACACAAAGACCTTCTGCTGATGTTGTTACAGGAGTTATAAAAGCTAATCTTCCAACTAGAATAGCATTCCAAGTACCTAACAAAACCAATTCAAGAATCATAATTGACATGTCAGGTGCTGAACAGTTATTGGGTAAAGGAGATGCTTTATTTTGTGCTTCCGGAAGTCAAATGCCTGATAGGATACAGGGTGCTTTTGTATCTGATAATGAAGTTAAGAAGGTTGTTGATTATTTATCCGGACAGATGTCTCCTATGTTTGATGAGAGCTTGATTGCTGCCTTAGAGGGAAGCGATGCCGATGATAAAAATACTGATGAAGAAGATATACTTGATGAGGAGCTTTGGGAGGATGCAGTTCAGTTGGTTGCAAGAACAGGTAAGGCTAGTGCTTCATTTCTTCAAAGACGCTTAAAAATAGGATATAACAGAGCTGCAAGAATAGTGGAGATAATGGAGCGTCAGGGTATAGTAGGACCTGAAAATGGAAGCAAGCCTAGAGAGGTATTAATTACTTTAGATGAATAA
- the uppP gene encoding undecaprenyl-diphosphatase UppP, whose protein sequence is MIKAVILGFVQAITEFLPVSSSGHLRITEYFLNFHAENILSFEVALHFGTFLATCLIFRKDIINAITGFFSGLKDVKNASKNSEGFRISLMVIIASIPVAIVGLLLEKYLSNLDLQRIGLNLIITGSILLLTRKLDKNTYSDDLKDVFTMTYRNAFIIGLAQSIAIFPGISRSGMTISAALFLGLNRDLAGRFSFLISLPAIFGALLLSIKDIADFDITYALVGFFTAFVFGIIALKFLLSFLKKGKLFYFGFYCLIAGMAVFFYFFQV, encoded by the coding sequence ATGATTAAGGCTGTAATACTTGGTTTTGTTCAGGCCATAACGGAATTTCTGCCGGTTTCAAGTTCCGGTCATTTAAGAATAACAGAATACTTTTTAAATTTTCATGCAGAAAACATACTATCATTTGAAGTAGCACTTCATTTCGGTACATTTTTGGCTACATGCTTAATATTCCGTAAAGATATAATAAATGCTATCACAGGTTTTTTCTCAGGACTTAAAGATGTTAAAAATGCCAGTAAAAATAGTGAAGGCTTCAGAATATCTTTAATGGTGATAATAGCTTCTATACCTGTTGCTATAGTAGGACTATTATTAGAAAAATATTTAAGCAATTTAGATTTACAAAGAATAGGACTTAACCTTATTATAACAGGTTCTATACTTCTTCTTACTAGAAAATTAGATAAAAATACTTACAGCGATGATTTAAAAGATGTATTTACTATGACTTATAGGAATGCATTTATAATAGGTTTAGCACAGTCGATTGCAATATTTCCGGGTATATCAAGATCCGGCATGACTATAAGTGCCGCTTTATTTTTGGGCTTAAATAGAGATTTAGCAGGAAGATTTTCTTTCTTAATATCATTACCTGCCATATTTGGAGCTTTATTATTATCAATAAAAGATATTGCTGACTTTGATATTACTTATGCTTTGGTAGGATTTTTTACAGCATTTGTATTTGGTATTATAGCTTTAAAATTCCTTCTTTCTTTTTTGAAGAAGGGTAAACTTTTCTATTTCGGATTCTATTGTCTTATAGCCGGAATGGCAGTTTTTTTCTATTTTTTTCAGGTATGA
- the truB gene encoding tRNA pseudouridine(55) synthase TruB, translated as MKGFCILNKPKGITSFDAIKKTKIILKQKENILEKRVGHAGTLDPFADGVLILAFGRYTKLFFLFDDLNKEYIASGVFGESRDTDDIEGNTIKISNNINKLSFEELENIIKTNFKGNITQKPPIYSAKKINGKRAYDLARDNKSFELKDINVFIEKIELLEYDYPYFKIKTSVSKGTYIRSIIRDIGEITGNFAYTKELKRVSIGNYNINMSCDIEDISKNKILSFFDMFKNFDKTIIENTSDIKQILCGNTKTIENIKINNKYMALTDNKNKLLAIIEKNNNDKNNKYAFINIE; from the coding sequence GTGAAAGGATTTTGTATTTTAAATAAACCAAAAGGCATAACCTCTTTTGATGCAATAAAAAAAACAAAAATAATATTAAAGCAAAAAGAAAATATATTAGAAAAAAGAGTAGGACATGCAGGTACATTGGATCCTTTTGCTGACGGAGTATTAATACTAGCATTTGGAAGATATACTAAATTATTTTTCTTATTCGATGATTTAAATAAAGAATATATAGCATCAGGAGTATTCGGAGAAAGCAGAGATACTGATGATATAGAAGGAAATACAATTAAAATATCAAACAATATTAATAAATTGAGTTTTGAAGAATTAGAAAATATTATAAAAACAAATTTCAAAGGAAATATAACACAAAAACCTCCCATATATAGTGCCAAAAAAATAAATGGTAAAAGAGCTTATGATTTAGCTAGGGATAATAAAAGTTTTGAATTAAAAGATATAAATGTTTTTATAGAAAAAATAGAATTATTAGAATACGATTATCCATATTTCAAAATAAAAACTTCTGTAAGCAAAGGAACTTATATAAGATCCATAATAAGAGATATAGGAGAAATAACAGGAAACTTTGCATATACAAAAGAATTAAAAAGAGTTTCAATAGGAAATTATAATATTAATATGTCTTGTGATATTGAAGATATAAGTAAAAATAAAATATTATCATTCTTTGATATGTTTAAAAATTTCGATAAAACAATAATAGAAAATACATCAGATATAAAACAAATATTATGCGGCAATACAAAAACAATAGAAAATATAAAAATAAACAATAAATACATGGCATTAACAGATAATAAAAATAAGCTTCTTGCAATAATAGAAAAAAATAACAATGATAAAAATAATAAATATGCTTTTATAAATATTGAATAA
- the aroQ gene encoding type II 3-dehydroquinate dehydratase yields MNILVINGPNTNMFGAAQTKIFGNITLGDIENKIKEAASGNAKVSFFQSNHEGAIIDRIHRAYDENIEYIIINAGAYAHTSIAIRDAFLATNIPFIEVRMSNVYAREDFRSKSYLSDIALGVITGFGDNSYILALAHLLSIEKRNNN; encoded by the coding sequence ATGAATATATTAGTTATAAACGGTCCTAATACAAATATGTTCGGTGCAGCTCAGACTAAAATTTTTGGAAATATTACATTAGGAGATATTGAAAATAAGATTAAAGAAGCAGCATCAGGCAATGCAAAAGTATCGTTCTTTCAGTCAAATCATGAAGGAGCTATTATAGACAGAATACATAGAGCCTATGATGAAAATATAGAATACATAATAATAAATGCAGGTGCTTATGCCCATACATCTATAGCTATAAGAGATGCTTTTTTAGCGACTAATATACCATTTATAGAAGTTCGTATGAGTAATGTATATGCAAGAGAAGATTTTAGAAGTAAAAGCTATTTATCAGATATAGCATTGGGAGTAATTACAGGTTTTGGTGATAATAGTTATATACTAGCCCTAGCTCATTTATTATCAATAGAAAAAAGAAATAATAATTAA
- a CDS encoding M24 family metallopeptidase — MCKLTLTESGENKKFNYDARLERLLKLTNENILITKNENIFYLTGFKGSAGWLLISNGKKYLFVDSRYSEHASKVTHKTTVILVAVTYQDAVAEFCKENNIKEIHVAKNGLYLSDYESIVASMVNNSIKIAISKADIDSIRNVKEKEEIKIIKDNLNRAEKAMTKMLAFVKEGVTEQELAAELEYQMRKEGGDKTAFDTILLFGERTSLPHGVPSERRLKLGDNILMDFGLSRDGYKSDITRTFFFGKGNNFEEMSKIYNIVREAHHKGIEAIHSGVSGKEVDNAAREIIKNNGYSQYFGHGLGHSVGLEIHESPRLSPLVDHILEGGCVVTVEPGIYVPNLGGVRIENMAIVTKNGGVSINDTPTDLIVL, encoded by the coding sequence ATGTGTAAATTAACTTTAACTGAAAGCGGAGAAAATAAAAAATTTAATTATGATGCAAGATTAGAAAGATTATTAAAATTAACAAATGAAAATATTCTTATCACCAAAAATGAAAATATATTCTATCTTACAGGTTTTAAAGGAAGTGCCGGATGGCTTCTCATAAGCAATGGCAAAAAATATCTATTTGTAGACTCAAGATATTCTGAGCATGCTTCCAAAGTTACACATAAAACTACTGTTATACTTGTAGCAGTAACTTATCAAGATGCTGTAGCTGAATTCTGTAAAGAAAATAACATTAAAGAAATACATGTCGCTAAAAACGGACTTTATCTTTCTGATTATGAAAGTATAGTTGCTTCTATGGTTAACAATTCGATAAAAATAGCTATAAGTAAGGCTGATATAGACTCCATAAGAAATGTAAAAGAAAAAGAAGAAATAAAAATAATAAAAGATAATCTTAACAGAGCAGAAAAAGCAATGACTAAAATGCTAGCATTTGTAAAAGAGGGAGTAACAGAACAGGAATTAGCAGCAGAATTAGAATATCAAATGCGTAAAGAAGGCGGAGATAAAACTGCATTTGATACTATACTTCTTTTTGGCGAAAGGACTTCTCTTCCTCATGGAGTACCTTCTGAAAGAAGATTAAAATTAGGCGACAATATACTTATGGACTTCGGATTATCAAGGGACGGATATAAAAGCGATATAACAAGAACTTTCTTCTTCGGCAAAGGAAATAACTTTGAAGAGATGAGTAAAATATATAATATAGTAAGAGAAGCACATCATAAAGGAATAGAAGCTATACATTCCGGAGTATCAGGAAAAGAAGTTGATAATGCGGCAAGAGAAATAATAAAAAATAATGGATACAGTCAGTATTTCGGACATGGATTAGGACATAGTGTAGGACTTGAAATACATGAATCTCCTAGACTTTCGCCTCTTGTTGATCATATTTTAGAAGGCGGATGCGTGGTTACAGTTGAGCCGGGCATATATGTGCCAAATTTAGGCGGAGTAAGAATAGAAAACATGGCAATAGTAACTAAAAACGGAGGCGTTTCTATAAATGATACTCCTACAGATTTAATAGTTTTATAA
- a CDS encoding ABC transporter ATP-binding protein, translated as MSSIKFEHIRKVYDNNVEVVKDFSLDIADKEFVILVGPSGCGKSTTLRMIAGLEEITDGKLYIGDRLVNDVAPKDRDIAMVFQNYALYPHMSVFKNMAFGLELRKTPKDEIKKRVEWAAKVLDIAHLLDRKPKALSGGQRQRVALGRAMVRNPSVFLLDEPLSNLDAKLRVQMRTELIKLHKQLQTTFVYVTHDQVEAMTMGTRIVVMKDGDIMQVDDAKTLYNSPKNLFVAGFIGAPQMNFINAKLSKKNGKWYAGFDRYEIELDNERISKIDDSYNEKDVILGIRPENITLYKDKSETDSNNIIEAIIDVIEMIGSESYLYMNFGDLQVTIRINTSDDYERDQRAFMHFDLNKLHIFDKDTQKNILIEQ; from the coding sequence ATGTCTAGTATTAAATTTGAACACATAAGAAAAGTATATGATAATAATGTAGAAGTTGTTAAAGATTTCAGTTTGGATATAGCTGATAAAGAATTTGTAATTCTTGTTGGACCATCTGGATGCGGAAAGTCTACAACTCTTCGTATGATAGCAGGTCTTGAAGAGATAACAGACGGTAAACTCTATATTGGTGATAGATTAGTTAATGATGTAGCACCAAAAGACAGGGATATAGCTATGGTATTTCAGAATTATGCTTTATATCCTCATATGTCAGTATTTAAAAATATGGCTTTTGGTCTAGAACTTAGAAAAACACCTAAAGATGAAATTAAAAAAAGAGTTGAATGGGCTGCAAAAGTTCTTGATATAGCACATTTACTTGACAGAAAACCTAAAGCATTATCAGGCGGTCAGCGTCAAAGAGTTGCTTTAGGAAGAGCTATGGTAAGAAATCCGTCTGTATTTTTATTAGATGAACCTTTATCAAACCTTGATGCTAAATTAAGAGTTCAGATGCGTACTGAATTGATTAAACTTCATAAACAGCTTCAAACAACTTTTGTATATGTTACACATGACCAAGTAGAAGCTATGACTATGGGTACTAGAATTGTTGTTATGAAAGACGGAGATATTATGCAAGTTGACGATGCTAAAACTCTTTATAACAGCCCTAAAAATTTATTTGTTGCGGGATTCATTGGAGCACCTCAAATGAATTTTATAAATGCAAAACTTTCTAAAAAAAATGGAAAATGGTATGCTGGTTTTGACAGATATGAAATTGAATTAGATAATGAAAGAATTTCTAAAATAGATGATTCTTATAATGAAAAAGATGTTATCTTGGGAATAAGACCTGAAAATATTACTCTATATAAAGATAAATCAGAAACTGATTCAAATAATATAATAGAAGCTATTATTGATGTTATTGAGATGATAGGTTCTGAAAGTTATTTGTATATGAATTTCGGAGATTTGCAAGTTACAATAAGGATCAATACAAGTGATGATTATGAAAGAGATCAGCGTGCATTTATGCATTTTGATTTAAATAAACTTCATATATTTGATAAAGATACACAAAAAAATATTTTAATAGAACAGTAA
- a CDS encoding DUF5107 domain-containing protein, which yields MQIYASDLDIEGSLLKGENPLPIFRDRQKDKHIISDGTLTEESIENIGYEIGLRLLPYKFQDRYDRNKTNIKLNTVVIENDKIKAVFLCGYGARLYSMEDKETGKDILFKNPVFQTANLATRNAWFSGGIEWNVSQFGHSLQTCEPLFFAIVKDKDDKEFLRVYEFERTKRIYYQMDFRLIDGDKNLYLYVKIINDDNYKKPMYWWTNIAVREEKNIRVFSATDDIVYIYPDSVGSTENSIKKFGASKLPKTPFVKDGSYPLNFEYSSEYFFQTSKKTISPWEAAVYNDGFLFFERSTNKLRYRKMFCWGNLRGGRKWESFLSRGNEGEYIELQAGIMPTQVNGFDMDANSIIEFVQAFSFDYLKDDYDIIFAEDYAKAREKVESIVNRNMDENHLNNLIKKYSEESDLPISNILSYGKGWGALEDIRREKYNLNKSPKSLKFPKDSLKEDCMMWINLLENGYLDELDSEDTPISYMLDFKDLLESCENKNAAVLVHLGIIYYENFMEDKALELWLKSIDIKPTAIAYRNISTYYKDKKDYEKALYYMEKSIDVFGNKEADEAFIVEYFYLLDLLKKYNKIIQLYEKYGYCEKTAVYAARSYLALKEYEKLKKIFNMEQITIREGENYILDVYFEYIAKLKSEREGIEFNNELIKKLRKEVEAPENLDFRMVKI from the coding sequence ATGCAAATATATGCTTCTGATTTGGATATTGAAGGCAGTTTATTAAAAGGGGAAAATCCGCTTCCCATATTCAGAGATAGACAAAAAGATAAGCATATTATTAGTGATGGAACTTTAACCGAAGAGAGTATTGAAAATATTGGTTATGAAATAGGGCTTAGATTGCTTCCTTATAAATTTCAGGATAGATATGATAGAAATAAAACTAATATAAAATTAAATACTGTTGTAATAGAAAATGATAAAATTAAAGCTGTATTCTTATGCGGATACGGGGCAAGACTATATTCTATGGAAGATAAAGAAACAGGAAAAGATATTCTATTTAAAAATCCTGTTTTCCAAACTGCCAATCTAGCCACTAGGAATGCATGGTTTTCTGGAGGAATAGAATGGAATGTTTCTCAATTTGGGCATTCTTTACAAACTTGCGAGCCTTTATTTTTTGCTATAGTTAAAGATAAAGATGATAAAGAATTTCTTAGAGTTTATGAATTTGAAAGAACTAAAAGAATATATTATCAAATGGATTTCAGACTAATTGATGGGGATAAAAATTTATATCTTTATGTAAAGATAATTAATGATGATAATTATAAAAAACCTATGTATTGGTGGACTAATATAGCGGTTAGAGAAGAAAAAAATATCCGAGTATTTTCTGCAACAGATGATATAGTTTATATTTATCCTGATAGTGTAGGTTCTACAGAAAACTCTATTAAAAAATTTGGGGCTTCTAAACTTCCTAAAACTCCTTTTGTTAAAGACGGAAGTTATCCTTTAAACTTTGAATATTCAAGTGAGTATTTTTTTCAAACTAGTAAAAAAACTATAAGTCCTTGGGAGGCTGCTGTTTATAATGATGGATTTCTATTCTTTGAAAGATCTACTAATAAATTGAGATATAGAAAAATGTTCTGTTGGGGTAATCTTAGGGGCGGAAGAAAATGGGAGAGCTTTTTATCAAGAGGAAATGAAGGAGAATATATTGAGCTTCAGGCGGGTATAATGCCTACTCAGGTTAATGGTTTTGATATGGATGCCAACAGTATAATAGAATTTGTTCAGGCATTTAGTTTTGATTATTTAAAAGATGATTATGATATCATATTTGCTGAAGATTATGCTAAAGCCAGAGAAAAAGTTGAATCTATAGTTAATAGAAATATGGATGAAAATCATTTGAATAATCTTATTAAAAAATATTCAGAAGAATCTGATTTGCCAATAAGTAATATATTATCTTACGGAAAAGGTTGGGGAGCATTAGAGGATATAAGGAGAGAAAAGTATAATTTAAATAAATCCCCTAAATCTTTAAAATTCCCTAAAGATTCATTAAAAGAAGATTGTATGATGTGGATTAATCTTTTGGAAAATGGATATTTAGATGAATTAGATAGTGAAGATACTCCTATTTCATATATGTTGGATTTTAAAGATTTATTAGAATCCTGTGAGAATAAGAATGCTGCTGTACTTGTTCATTTAGGTATTATTTATTATGAAAACTTTATGGAAGATAAGGCTTTGGAATTATGGTTAAAGTCTATAGATATAAAACCTACTGCTATAGCATATAGAAACATATCTACATATTATAAAGATAAAAAAGATTATGAGAAAGCATTGTATTATATGGAAAAATCTATTGATGTATTTGGAAATAAAGAAGCAGATGAGGCTTTTATAGTTGAATATTTTTATTTATTAGATTTATTAAAAAAATATAACAAAATAATTCAATTATACGAAAAATATGGATATTGTGAGAAAACTGCTGTATATGCTGCTCGTTCTTATCTGGCTTTAAAAGAGTATGAAAAGCTTAAAAAGATATTTAATATGGAGCAGATAACAATAAGAGAAGGTGAAAATTATATATTAGATGTTTATTTTGAATATATTGCAAAATTAAAATCTGAAAGAGAGGGTATTGAATTTAATAATGAGCTTATAAAAAAATTAAGAAAGGAGGTTGAAGCACCCGAAAATTTAGATTTTAGAATGGTAAAAATTTAA
- a CDS encoding carbohydrate ABC transporter permease: MKDKHKQIRLLPGYLLVSIWCAFTFLVIGWIILASFSTTPNIFQNTLFKDGLHPENYVKALVTHNVAKYFLNSLIYTIISCVGIIIVSAPAAYILARFPFKFNGAIQKIFVMALGIPAIMIIMPLFGIVTSLKMTNSRLVLIFLYIGINIPFTVFFLITFFKSLSFTFEEAAAIDGCSPMKTFWIIMLPLAQPGIITVTIFNFITVWNEYFMALIFANSSNMRPLAVGLFSMIQSMRYTGDWAGMFAAVVIVFLPTFILYIILSEKIIANVTGGAIKG; encoded by the coding sequence ATGAAAGATAAACATAAACAAATTAGATTGCTGCCCGGATATTTATTAGTATCTATTTGGTGTGCTTTTACATTTTTGGTTATAGGATGGATAATATTAGCTTCTTTTTCTACTACTCCTAATATATTCCAAAATACTTTATTTAAAGACGGACTTCACCCGGAAAATTATGTTAAAGCCTTAGTTACTCATAATGTAGCCAAATATTTTTTGAATTCTCTTATCTATACTATAATTTCATGTGTTGGTATAATAATTGTGTCGGCACCTGCTGCTTATATATTAGCTAGATTTCCATTCAAATTTAATGGTGCTATACAAAAGATATTTGTAATGGCTTTAGGAATACCTGCTATTATGATTATTATGCCTCTTTTTGGTATAGTTACATCTCTTAAAATGACTAACTCAAGATTGGTATTAATATTTCTATATATAGGAATTAATATACCATTTACAGTATTCTTTCTTATAACATTTTTTAAGAGTTTGTCCTTTACATTTGAGGAGGCTGCCGCTATAGACGGATGCAGTCCTATGAAAACTTTTTGGATAATAATGCTTCCTTTAGCTCAGCCTGGAATAATAACAGTTACAATATTTAATTTCATTACTGTTTGGAATGAATATTTTATGGCATTAATATTTGCTAATAGCAGTAATATGAGACCTCTTGCTGTTGGTTTATTCTCTATGATTCAGTCTATGAGATATACAGGGGATTGGGCTGGTATGTTTGCTGCTGTTGTTATAGTATTTTTGCCTACATTTATATTGTATATAATACTTTCTGAAAAAATTATCGCTAATGTTACAGGTGGAGCAATAAAAGGTTAA